From Leptolyngbya sp. KIOST-1, one genomic window encodes:
- a CDS encoding cation:proton antiporter, producing the protein MDTSFALTLQIVLTVLAGVTAQVIGEIARVPSIIFLLMFGIGLGPDGLGLLHPQDLGVGLEVIVALSVALILFEGGLSLELSELGQVSNSLRNLVTVGIFITLIGGGMAAHWLGEFPWSLAFLYASLVVVTGPTVISPLLRQVEVDRRVATLLEGEGVLIDPVGAILAVVVLDIILNGDADPTTVVGGLILRLGIGTLIGVVGGGAIGLLLKRASFLGEDLRNLVVLAGLWGLFGLAQSIRSESGLMATVVAGMMVRWLSVPDERLLRRFKGQLTVLAVSVLFILLAADLSIASVFALGRGAVLTVLVLMVIVRPINVWLCTRSSDLNWRQKLFLGWVAPRGIVSASVASLFAILLTERGISGGDAIKALVFLTIILTVLVQGLTARLVARWLGITKADAVGAVIVGCSPLSLLIARLIKEYGDPVVMIDTNESTGEAAEKEGIELLISSALDRDALEKAGLDKAGTFLAITKNGEVNAVVAQRALEEFQPARVIAVVPQDKSLGDLPNKGQLKGAQTPYVSLKQWNTYLSDGEVRLGETRLQPENTDLQITHLATLVQSGSMVPLLVERGDRLRVVLDHEGWEVGDRIIYLWHDSKPKLLKQLAGGIQPSRLTLETVPLVEAIPRPPQSRPSEAEDLAAVLPNSSAPAAIKRTPEPATEPAAKDGKDRSEGSAKTAPDA; encoded by the coding sequence ATGGACACTTCCTTTGCCCTCACCCTACAGATCGTACTCACGGTGTTGGCCGGAGTTACGGCCCAGGTGATTGGGGAGATCGCCAGGGTTCCCAGCATTATTTTCCTGCTGATGTTTGGTATTGGGCTGGGACCGGACGGCCTGGGGCTGCTCCATCCCCAGGATCTGGGGGTGGGTTTAGAGGTCATTGTGGCGCTCAGTGTTGCCCTGATCCTCTTTGAGGGAGGGCTGAGCCTGGAGTTGAGCGAGCTGGGCCAGGTCTCCAATAGCCTCCGGAACCTGGTGACCGTGGGCATTTTCATCACCCTGATCGGAGGTGGCATGGCCGCCCACTGGCTGGGGGAATTTCCCTGGTCCCTGGCCTTTCTCTACGCCTCCCTGGTCGTCGTTACAGGCCCCACGGTGATCAGCCCTTTGCTGCGCCAGGTGGAGGTCGATCGCAGAGTTGCCACCCTCCTGGAAGGGGAGGGGGTGCTGATCGATCCCGTTGGGGCTATTCTGGCTGTGGTGGTGCTAGACATTATTCTCAATGGGGATGCCGATCCTACCACCGTGGTCGGCGGACTGATTCTGCGGCTGGGTATCGGCACTCTGATTGGGGTGGTGGGCGGTGGCGCGATCGGTCTTCTGCTCAAGCGGGCCAGTTTTTTGGGCGAAGATCTGCGCAATCTGGTCGTGTTGGCAGGGCTGTGGGGCCTGTTTGGGCTGGCTCAGAGCATTCGCAGTGAGTCGGGGCTGATGGCCACCGTCGTGGCCGGGATGATGGTGCGCTGGCTGTCGGTTCCCGATGAACGGCTACTGCGCCGGTTTAAGGGGCAGCTGACTGTGCTGGCCGTGTCGGTCTTGTTTATTTTGTTGGCCGCCGACCTCTCCATTGCCAGTGTGTTTGCCCTGGGCCGAGGTGCGGTGTTAACGGTGCTGGTGCTGATGGTCATCGTGCGGCCCATCAACGTTTGGCTGTGTACTCGCTCCAGTGACCTCAATTGGCGACAAAAGCTATTTTTGGGCTGGGTCGCTCCCCGGGGTATTGTCTCCGCCTCCGTGGCTTCTCTGTTTGCAATTTTGCTCACCGAGCGCGGCATCAGCGGGGGGGACGCCATCAAGGCGCTGGTCTTTCTCACCATCATTCTGACGGTGCTGGTTCAGGGGTTGACCGCACGGCTAGTAGCGCGCTGGCTGGGCATTACCAAAGCCGACGCTGTGGGTGCGGTAATTGTGGGATGCAGCCCCTTGAGTCTGCTGATTGCCCGTCTGATCAAGGAGTATGGCGACCCGGTGGTGATGATCGACACCAACGAGTCAACCGGCGAGGCGGCCGAGAAAGAAGGTATTGAGCTGTTGATCAGCAGTGCCCTCGATCGCGATGCCTTAGAAAAAGCTGGTTTAGACAAGGCGGGCACCTTCTTAGCCATCACTAAAAACGGCGAGGTCAATGCAGTGGTCGCCCAGCGCGCCCTGGAGGAATTTCAACCCGCCCGGGTCATCGCCGTAGTCCCCCAGGACAAGAGCCTGGGGGATCTGCCCAACAAGGGCCAGCTCAAGGGGGCCCAAACCCCATATGTCTCCCTGAAACAGTGGAATACTTACCTCAGCGATGGCGAGGTACGCCTGGGCGAAACCCGTCTACAGCCGGAGAACACCGACCTGCAAATCACGCATCTGGCCACGCTTGTGCAAAGTGGTAGCATGGTGCCTCTGCTGGTAGAACGCGGTGACCGGCTGCGGGTGGTGCTAGACCACGAGGGTTGGGAGGTGGGCGATCGGATTATTTATCTGTGGCACGACTCTAAGCCTAAACTGCTCAAACAGCTAGCCGGGGGCATTCAGCCCTCCCGCCTAACCCTGGAAACAGTACCCCTGGTCGAGGCGATTCCCCGCCCCCCCCAAAGCCGACCGTCCGAGGCTGAGGATCTGGCCGCGGTGCTGCCCAACAGTTCAGCCCCTGCCGCCATCAAGAGAACCCCTGAGCCAGCGACTGAGCCAGCCGCCAAGGATGGTAAGGATCGGTCTGAGGGTAGTGCCAAAACTGCGCCCGACGCTTAG
- a CDS encoding murein transglycosylase A: protein MLPRSALARADQPSALDTSIAASQAPVEVPLRPVAATAAEAIWPTLMLPGDRQAFLQAINHSLAYLATPKAAQDYQNHPVPGITRDRVWRSLQRLRQLVATSPSSQVFQTALRREFVLYESIGTDGNGTVAYTGYFEPQYRANLVPTAEFRYPLYRRPPGLESWPQPHPTRLELEGGDGLAGSQGPLAGLELVWLADRLEAFLVQVQGSARLQLTDGRELSVGYAGRTEYPYTSIGRALVNDGKIDPETLSLPNLIAYFKAHPEDLDRYLPQNERFIFFREGSGGPPTGSLSVPVTAGYSIATDKSLLPPGAAAIIQVPLPQPTPQGDWIAQPTTRLVLDQDTGGAILGPGRVDMFIGTGPQAGELAGRINTPGRLYYLLLRP from the coding sequence GTGCTGCCGCGCTCTGCCCTGGCTAGAGCAGATCAGCCGTCCGCACTGGACACCTCGATCGCGGCCAGTCAGGCCCCAGTCGAGGTACCCCTGCGCCCCGTTGCGGCGACCGCAGCGGAAGCCATCTGGCCCACCCTCATGCTGCCCGGCGATCGCCAGGCGTTCCTCCAGGCCATTAACCACAGCCTGGCCTACCTGGCCACGCCCAAGGCTGCCCAGGACTATCAGAACCACCCCGTGCCGGGCATTACCCGCGATCGCGTGTGGCGTAGTCTACAGCGCCTGCGCCAGCTGGTCGCCACCAGTCCCAGCAGCCAGGTCTTCCAAACGGCCCTGCGACGCGAATTTGTCCTCTACGAATCCATCGGTACCGACGGCAACGGCACCGTTGCCTATACGGGGTACTTTGAACCCCAGTACCGGGCCAACCTCGTCCCCACCGCCGAGTTTCGCTATCCCCTCTACCGCCGCCCGCCCGGCCTGGAGAGCTGGCCCCAGCCCCACCCCACTCGCCTGGAGCTGGAAGGGGGCGATGGGTTGGCGGGTAGCCAAGGTCCCCTGGCAGGGCTGGAGCTGGTGTGGCTGGCCGACCGGCTAGAAGCCTTTTTGGTTCAGGTGCAGGGGTCCGCCAGGCTACAGCTCACCGATGGTCGGGAGCTGTCGGTGGGCTACGCAGGCCGCACCGAGTATCCCTACACCAGCATTGGCCGCGCCCTGGTAAACGACGGCAAAATCGACCCAGAAACGCTGTCGCTGCCCAACTTAATCGCCTACTTTAAGGCCCATCCCGAGGATCTGGATCGGTATCTGCCCCAGAACGAGCGGTTTATTTTCTTTCGTGAGGGCAGCGGTGGGCCGCCCACAGGCAGTCTCAGCGTGCCGGTAACTGCAGGCTACTCCATCGCCACTGACAAGTCGCTACTGCCTCCGGGAGCCGCCGCCATCATTCAGGTGCCGCTTCCTCAGCCGACGCCCCAGGGCGATTGGATCGCTCAGCCCACTACCCGCCTGGTGCTCGACCAGGATACGGGCGGAGCGATCCTGGGCCCGGGCCGGGTCGATATGTTCATTGGCACGGGCCCCCAGGCGGGAGAACTGGCTGGGCGCATCAACACCCCGGGGCGCCTATACTATCTGCTGCTGCGCCCTTAA
- a CDS encoding AAA family ATPase, whose amino-acid sequence MRERIETLVQNLNKTVVGKSDSIRLVLVALFSGGHALLEDVPGVGKTLLAKSLARCIDGKFQRIQCTPDLLPTDVTGTNIWNPSNGEFQFLPGPVFANILLADEINRATPRTQSALLEVMEEHQVTLDGRSRPVPDPFFVIATQNPVEYQGTFPLPEAQMDRFALSFSLGYPTPDEELSMLQRLMGSASPQTIQPCITLDEVMALRQECSQVTVEGSLQRYILDLVRATRSHSEITLGVSPRGSVAFYRAVQALAYLEGRSYAIPDDAKQLAPHVLAHRLIPAGHHQPQRLVADLLNATPIP is encoded by the coding sequence ATGCGTGAGCGGATTGAAACGCTAGTCCAGAATTTAAATAAGACCGTCGTTGGCAAGTCAGATTCAATTCGGCTCGTGCTGGTGGCGCTGTTTTCGGGGGGGCATGCCCTACTAGAAGACGTGCCAGGGGTAGGCAAAACCCTCCTGGCCAAGTCCCTCGCCCGCTGCATCGACGGCAAATTTCAGCGCATTCAATGCACCCCCGACCTGCTGCCCACCGATGTGACCGGCACCAATATCTGGAACCCCAGCAACGGTGAGTTTCAGTTTTTGCCGGGACCTGTGTTTGCCAACATTCTGCTGGCCGACGAAATTAACCGGGCCACCCCCCGGACCCAATCGGCGCTGCTGGAAGTAATGGAAGAACATCAGGTCACGCTGGACGGGCGATCGCGTCCGGTGCCCGACCCCTTTTTTGTGATCGCAACCCAAAACCCGGTGGAATACCAGGGAACGTTTCCGCTGCCCGAGGCTCAGATGGACCGCTTTGCGCTGTCCTTTAGCCTCGGGTACCCTACCCCAGACGAAGAGCTGAGCATGCTCCAACGGCTGATGGGCAGCGCCTCTCCCCAGACCATTCAACCCTGCATCACCCTGGACGAAGTGATGGCCCTGCGCCAGGAGTGCAGCCAGGTAACCGTAGAAGGGTCTCTACAGCGCTACATTCTGGATCTCGTCAGAGCGACCCGCAGCCACAGCGAGATTACCCTCGGGGTCAGCCCGCGGGGGTCGGTGGCCTTCTACCGGGCCGTTCAGGCCCTGGCCTACCTGGAAGGGCGCAGTTATGCCATCCCCGACGACGCCAAACAACTGGCCCCCCACGTGCTGGCCCACCGGTTAATCCCGGCGGGGCACCACCAACCCCAGCGGCTGGTGGCTGACCTGCTAAATGCCACGCCCATTCCCTAG
- a CDS encoding bifunctional riboflavin kinase/FAD synthetase: protein MWITSSLTTAITPTAVALGNFDGVHLGHQAVIGAIAPVVEPSVQPSSSDSNRSQATLQGLSTRQRGLNPSGGAEIARPPAGAAVTPMPTVMTFFPHPQEFFSGQARPLLTPLPEKAAQIARLGIGQLVLLPFDQALASLSPQEFVESLLIEQLRVTSISVGKDFCFGRRRQGTVDDLKTLAARYGVAVHVAPLTCWGTDRISSSQIRQALSTADLKTVRALLGRPYSLVGRVVQGEQLGRTLGFPTANLLLPADKFLPQTGVYSVWVQGANQTPYDLVPGVMNLGMRPTVKGVALTTEVHLLNWAGNLYGKTLEVHLQSFLRPEQRFESLDALKSQIQQDCQQALGELARSPVGSLGAIGAS from the coding sequence GTGTGGATTACGTCTTCTCTTACGACAGCGATTACCCCAACGGCCGTTGCTTTGGGGAACTTTGACGGCGTTCATCTGGGGCATCAGGCCGTAATCGGCGCGATCGCTCCAGTGGTGGAGCCGTCGGTTCAGCCGTCATCGTCGGACTCTAACCGGAGCCAAGCCACCCTACAGGGCCTGAGCACCCGCCAGCGGGGGCTGAACCCGAGCGGCGGGGCTGAGATCGCCCGACCGCCAGCCGGGGCAGCCGTCACCCCCATGCCCACGGTGATGACCTTTTTCCCCCACCCCCAGGAGTTTTTTTCGGGGCAGGCTCGTCCGCTGCTGACCCCCCTGCCCGAAAAAGCGGCCCAGATCGCCCGCCTGGGCATTGGTCAACTCGTGCTGCTCCCCTTCGACCAGGCGCTGGCCAGCCTCTCCCCCCAGGAGTTTGTGGAATCGCTGCTGATTGAGCAACTGCGGGTTACCAGCATTAGCGTCGGCAAAGACTTTTGCTTTGGCCGCAGGCGTCAGGGCACCGTTGACGATCTAAAAACCCTGGCTGCTCGCTACGGCGTAGCGGTTCATGTCGCCCCGCTAACCTGTTGGGGAACCGATCGCATCAGCAGTTCTCAGATTCGTCAGGCGTTGTCAACCGCTGACTTGAAAACAGTCAGGGCGCTGCTCGGCCGCCCCTACAGCCTGGTGGGCCGAGTGGTTCAGGGGGAGCAACTGGGGCGCACCCTGGGCTTTCCCACGGCGAACCTGCTGCTGCCAGCCGATAAGTTTTTACCTCAGACAGGGGTTTATAGTGTTTGGGTGCAGGGGGCGAACCAAACCCCCTACGATCTGGTCCCCGGCGTGATGAACCTGGGCATGCGGCCCACCGTCAAAGGCGTGGCCCTTACCACCGAGGTCCATTTGCTGAACTGGGCTGGAAACCTCTACGGTAAAACTCTGGAGGTACATTTACAGAGCTTTTTGCGGCCAGAGCAAAGGTTTGAGTCCCTCGATGCCCTCAAATCTCAAATTCAACAGGACTGCCAGCAAGCTCTGGGAGAATTGGCGCGATCGCCTGTAGGCAGTCTGGGGGCGATCGGGGCATCATAA